The Longimicrobiaceae bacterium genome contains the following window.
GAAGGAGGCGCCGGAGAGCTTCCGGCTCCACCTGCAGGGAATCAAGCGCAGGGCGTTCGCCATCGAGTCCTGAGCCGGGAAGTCAGTCCTTTTCTTTTCGACATCGAACCAGAGAGAGCACGAATGCAGAACGCGAACGAGGGCGGGGCCGCCACGGTCCGCAAGCTGGGCAGGGTAGAGCGCAAGCCGGTCACGCTGGGCGGCGAGGCGGGCATCCGCACCGGCCTGCTCACGCCGGGCGAGACGCTGCCGCTGGTGGTGCGCCCCGAGGTGGAGGGCACCGAGCTGGTGGCGTGGGCCGCCGGCGCGCTGAAGTGGATCGACGAGAAGCTGGCGGAGCACGGCTCCATCCTCTTCCGCGGCTTCAAGGTCGACAGCCTGGACGCGTTCCGGAACTTCGTCACCACCACCGGCGGCAACCCGGAGAAGTACACCTACCGCTCCACCCCGCGGACCGAGGTGGGCAACGGGATCTACACCTCCACCGAGTACCCGGCGGACAAGTTCATCCCCATGCACAACGAGCACAGCTACAGCCGTAGCTGGCCGCTCAAGCTGTTCTTCTACTGCGAGCTTCCCAGCGCCGAGGGGGGCATGACGCCCATCGCCGACAGCGCGAAGGTCTACGACGCCATCCCGGCCGCGATCCGCGAGAAGTTCGCGGCCCAGAAGGTCATGTACGTCCGCAACTACGGCGAGGGCGTGGACCTGACGTGGCAGGAGGTGTTCAACACCGACGACCGCGCCGTGGTGGAGGAGTTCTGCCGCCACGACGGCATCGAGACCGAGTGGAAGGGCGGCGACCGCCTGCGCACCCGCCAGGTCTGCCAGGCCGTGATGAAGCACCCGGTCACCGGGAAGACGCTGTGGTTCAACCAGGCGCACCTGTTCCACGTCTCGTCGCTGGACGCCGAGGTGAGCGAGGCGCTGGTGGAGACCTTCGGGGAGGACGGCGTGCCGCGCAACACCTTCTACGGCGACGGCACCCCCATCGAGCCCGAGGCGCTGGCCGCCATCCGCGGCGCGTACGACCGGGTGGAGGTCGCCTTCCCCTGGGAGAAGGAGGACGTGCTGATGATCGACAACATGGCCGTGGCGCACGCCCGCACCCCGTTCAAGGGCGAGCGGAAGATCCGCGTGGGCATGACGCAGCCGGTGGACGGCGCCACGCTGGAAAGCTGAGCTTTTCCTTTTCTTCAACGGGCCCCCCGGCATTCCGGGGGGCCGCAGGAGCGACTTCAGTGCAAGCAGAGGCGATCGAGGGATTCCGGCTGGCCCCGCAGCAGCGGCGGCTCCTGGCGCTGGCCGGGGCCCGCGGCGGGCTGGGCCAGGCCGCGGGCGCGGCGGTGCGGCTGCGCGGCCGGCTGGACGCGGCGGCGCTGCGTTCCGCCCTCGCGGCGGTCGTGGACGGCGCCGAGGTGCTGCGTACCCGGCTCATGCGCGAGCCCCGCTCGGGCGCGCAGCTCCAGGTGATCGGCACCGGCGCGCCCGAGTGGGCGGCGGACGAGGACTGGAGCGGATTTGCTTCCGCCGAGGTGGATGCCCGGCTGGCGGCGTGGGGCGGGGAAGTGCTCGCCCTCGCGGCCGACCCGTCGCAGCCTCCGCTCGTCTCCGCGTCCCTCGTCCGTCTCGCGGATCATGACCACGTGCTGCGCCTCGTCGTCCCCGCTGCGCTGGCGGATTCGGAGACGATGGGCCTGCTCGCGTCGCGAATCGCGTCCGCCTACGCCGCGGCCGTCGGTGGTGATGACGCGGCGGAGGAAGGCATCCAGTTCGTGGACGTGTCCGAGTGGCAGAACGAGTTCCTGGACTCGGACGATGCCGCGGAGGGGCGCCGGTACTGGAAGCAGCGCATCGCCGCCGCCCGCGCCGCCGTTCGCCTGCCGCACGAGCGCCAGAATTCGGGAGATACGGGGCCGTCCGCGCCGCGCCTCGTCCGCCTCTCCGCGTCCGCCGATCTCGTCGCGCAGCTGGAAGCATCCGCCGCGAGCCTCGGCATCACGGCCGATGCGCTGGCGATGGCGGGCTGGGTCGCGCTTCTCCACCGCCTCAACGGCCAGGCCGACGTACGGTTCGCCGCCGCCTTCCCCGGCCGCTCGTTCGACGAGGTGAAGGACGCGCTGGGCCCCTTCGCCCGCCATCTCCCGCTGGAGTGCGCGGTCCCGGACGGCATCCCCGCCGCAACCCTCGCCCGCGCCCTCGCCGCCGCCTGCGGAGACGCGAACGCGCAGGTGGATGCCTTCTCGGCCGACGGCGTCCCGGCGGGCGAGCCGGTGTCGGCCTTCGGCTTCGCGTGGAACGCGCTGCCGGAGACGATCCGCGCGGGCGGCATCGAGTGGTCGGTCACGGACCTCGTCGCATCCCCCGAGCCCTTCCGTGCCGCGCTGCTGATCACGTCCGGCGCGTCGCCCGCCGTGCATCTCCAGTACGATCCCGGCGCGCTGTCGGAAGATGCGGCTAATCGCCTCGCCGAGCAGGCCGCGACGGTGCTGGAAGCCGTCGCCGTGGACCCGAGCGTAGCGGCTGATGCGCTGCCGGTGATGGGCGAGCGGGAGCGTGCGGAGGTGCTGGGCGTTCTCGCTACGTCTGGCGAGCTGGACGGCGAAGACGAGCGGGTGGATGTCCGCATCGCCGCGCAGGCGCTGAAGACGCCGGAGCGGACGGCGCTGCGCAGCGGCATCAAGACGCTGTCGTACGCGGAGCTCTCGGCGCGTGTGGAGCGGCTGGCCGGGCATCTCCACGGCCTCGGCGTCCGCCCGGAGACGCGCGTCGCCATCCTCCTGGACCGCACGGCCGATGCGGTCGTGGCGATGCTCGCGACCCTCCGCGCGGGCGGCGCCTACGTCCCACTCGACGCCGCCTATCCCACCGAGCGCGTGGCGTTCATGCTCCGCGACTCCGGTGCCGCCGTGCTCATGACGGACGCGGCCCGCGCGCATCTCGCGGACGGCTCGGACTGCCGCGTCGTCCGCATCGACGCTGACGCGAAGCAGGTCGCGGCGTCGGCCGATGCGCCCGCATCCGCCGTGCATCCCGCGAACGCGGCGTACGTCATCTACACCTCCGGCACCACGGGGCGGCCGAAGGGGACGGTGATCGAGCACCGCGCGCTGGCCCGCTACGTCCGCGCCGCCACGGCCGCGCTGGACCTGCGCGAACGCGTGGGCTATGCCGTCGTCTCCACCCTCGCGGCGGACCTGGGCGCGACGATGCTGTATCCCGCGCTGTGTCTGGGTGGCACGCTGCACCTCGTCTCCGAGCAGGTCGCGACCGACCCGGCCGCGTGGGCGGAGTATGCGGAGAAGCACGGCGTGCACTGCCTCAAGGTCGTCCCGTCGCACCTGCGCCTGCTCCTCGATGCACCGGACGCCGCCGCCGCGCTGCCTCGCCTCCGCCTCGTCCTGGGCGGCGAAGCCTGCGACGCGGCGCTGATCGATCGCGTCCGGGCCGCGCGTCCCGGCCTCCGCATCTTCAACCACTACGGGCCGACCGAGACCACCGTCGGCGTGGTCGCGGGCGAGCTGCGGGCGGAAGATGCGGGCGCGCCGCCGCTCGGCCGTCCGCTGCCCGGCGCGCGCATCTACCTGCTGGACGCGCGCGGCCTCCCCGTGCCGGCGGGCGTTACGGGCGAGGTGCACGTGGGCGGCGGCTCGCTGGCCCGCGGCTACCTGGACCGGCCCGCGCTCACGGCCGAGAAGTTCGTCCCCGACGCCTTCTCCGCCCAGCCCGGTGCACGCCTGTACCGCACGGGCGACCTGGCCCGCTGGCGGGCGGACGGGCGGCTGGAGTTCCTGGGCCGCGCGGACGGGCAGGTCAAGGTCAACGGCCACCGCGTGGAGCCGGGCGAGGTGGAAGCCGCGCTCGCCGCGCACCCGTCCGTCTCCGCAGCGCGCGTGGTGCCGAACGTGGAGGACGGATCGACGCGGCTGATCGCGTACGTCGTCCCCGCCAGCGGCCAGCGGGCGGACGCGGCCGAGCTGCGCCGCCACCTGCGCGAGCGGCTTCCGGAGCCGTTCGTCCCTGCCGCGTTCGTGAGCATCCCGCGCATGCCGCTCACGCCCAACGGCAAGCTGGACGTCCGCGCCCTCCCGTCGCCGTCGTCTGCGTCGGAAGACGCCGCGCCGCGCGACCGCTCGCCCCTGCGCATCCCGGCCGAGCACGCGCTGGCCGAGGTGTGGCGCGAGATCCTGAACGTGCCCGACGTGGGCGCGATGGACGACTTCTTCGAGCTGGGCGGCAACTCGTTCCTGGCCGTGCGCCTCATGTCGCGCATCCAGAAGCAGTTCGGCAAGCGCCTGCCGCTCGCCGCGCTCATCGGCGCGGGGACGGTGCGCGGCATCGCGGCGATGATCGACCACGCCAACGTGCCCGCCACGCCCCCCGCGCACCTCGTGGCCCTGCGCGAGGGAGGGGACGCGGCGCCGCTCTTCTGCGTGCACCCGGGCGAGGGCACGGTGCTCTGCTACCGCGGGATGGTTCGGGAGATGGCGCCCGGGCGGCCCGTGTACGGCCTCCAGGCACTGGACTTCGAGATGGGTCGCGCGCCCCTGGTACGCATCGAGGAGATGGCGGCGCGCTACGTCACCGCGTTGCGCGCCCGCCAGCCGGAAGGCCCGTACCTCCTCGCCGGCTGGTCGTACGGCGGCCTGGTCGCGTTCGAGATGGCGCGCCAGCCCGCGGGCGCGGGGCAGGAGGTCGCGCGCCTCTTCCTCTTCGACTGCCGCCTGCCGGTCACCACGCCCGCGCTGTCGCGGCTGGACCCGGTGCTCTTCCGCGCCAGCATGCTCTTCCACGGCTCGGTGCTGGTGGATGCGGACGGGAACCCCACCGTCACCGCCGCCGAGCTGGCGCCGCTCGACGCACTCGCGCAGGTCGCGCTCATCGCCGCCCGCGCCGGCACCACGCCCCAGGCGCTGATGCCGGCGCACATCCCCGCGGACCAGATCGACCGCTACCTAGACCTGCGAATGGCGCGCAGCCAGGGCGTCCGCGAGTACGTCATGCGCCCGGCCACCGTCCCAATCACCCTGTTCCGGGCGGACGAGGTGGACCTGGACACGCCGTTCGCCGAGATGCGCGCCGCGTACGAGCAGGCCGCCGCCACGCGCGACTACGGCTGGGGCGAGCTGAGCCCCGAGCCGGTGGAGGTCATCGACGTCCGCGGCACGCACCACACCATCTTCGCGGCGGAGAACCTTCCCGGCCTCGCCGCTGAACTAGACCGCGCCCTCGCCGACGCGGACGCGCTGGAGACGGCGCCCGCGCGCTGAACGATTCCGAAGCACGAAGCCCGACCCACATCTACCGAAACGAGCTAACGAAGATGAGCAGCGACACCGAAGACACGCGCCCGTACGTGGTCGTGACGAACCACGAAGAGCAGTACAGCATCTGGCTCGCTGACCGCGACATCCCCCAGGGCTGGACGGCGGAGGGCAAGCGGGGCACGAAGGCCGAGTGCCTGGCCCACATCGAGGAGGTCTGGACCGACATGCGCCCCCTCTCCCTGCGCAAGCGCATGGAAGCCGACGCCCTCGCGACCGTCTGAGCACCGCGAAACCGGTCCGACGCGTAGGGGTGCGATTCATCGCATCCGCACCCTTCCCGCCGCGACCGGGCAGACGCAACACGACGCAGTCCGATCCGCCGCCGCCCGTGGATCGAAACGATGTAAACACCTAGTAAGGGCGCACCTGCGTGTGCGCCCGCCCATCCGCCGCGACGGTGCGCGGAATCGGGCGACCGTGCCGCCGCGGCACGGGCCGACACGCAGGTCGTCCCCTACCCGTTCGCGGCCATAAGGCGATTCCGAAGCGTATCCGCCTACCCCGCGCACTTCTGGTCTCCCCTCCCCCAGGGAGGGGCCGGGGGAGGGGGCCACCTTCCCCCGCGATGGTGTTGGAATGCGGTGCCGGCGGAGGTCGGGCGGAACGGCATCTACCGAAAACGAGGACCGCACGCCCGCCGCTCCGGCGCGCCTGCCTGGAGCAAGAAACCCCTGACGGAGTTCATTCGGTCATGCTGCAAATGATCAAGCTGGCTTCCTACCTGTTGGGAATGTCGCGCAGTGTGAAGATGTCGCGCCTCTCGCTGGTGGGGGTGATGGTCACCGGCCTGGCGAGCGGCCTGGCGATGGCCGCCCTGGTGGCCGTCATCAACGCGCTCATCACCGGCGAGGGCCCCGCGTCCACGGTGATGATGTGGGCATTCCTCGCCCTCGTGGTCGCCCGCCCGGCGCTGCGGCTCGTCTCGCAGATCCTGCTGCTGCGGCTCACCGAGCACAGCTTCTACGCGCTGCGGGTGGACCTCTGCCGCCGCATCCTCGCCACGCCCATGCGGCACCTGGAGGAGCTGGGCCGCGCGCGCCTCATGGCCGGCCTCTCCACCGACGTGGGCCAGGTCGCCTCGGCCATGGTGCTCATCCCCACGCTGGTGATGAACGCCGCCGTGGTCATCGGGTTCGTGGCCTACCTGGGCTGGCTGTCGCTGCCTCTCCTGCCCCTGCTCTTCGCGCTGACCATCATCGGCTGGGTCACCTTCAAGTGGGCCATGCAGAAGGCGGTGGACAAGATCGTGGTCGGCCGCGAGCTGTACGACAAGCTCTTCCAGGGCTTCCGCGCCGTCACGGAAGGCACGAAGGAGCTGAAGATGCACAGCCGCCGGCGCGAGGTCTTCCTGGCCGACCTGGACAAGGTCTCGCGCGACCACCGCCGCGAGATCCGCCACAGCGACGTGGCGCTGGCCTGGCTGGGCACGTGGAGCGAGATCCTCTTCTTCGTCGCCATCGGCTTCATCCTGTTCGCCGCGCCGTACTTCATCACCGTCAGCCACTCGGTGCTCTCGGCCTACGTGCTGACCGTGCTCATGCTGCGGACGCCCATGGAGGCGCTGAACAACGGCCTGCCCACGCTGGCGCAGTCCGCCATCGCCATCAAGAAGATCGGCGACCTCACGCAGGACCTCGGCTCCCGCGGCGCCGACGTGGCCCCGGCGGAGGTCGTCCGCCCCGGCGCGGCTTGGCGCGAGCTGGAGATGATCGGCGTGACGCACACGTACCGCCGCGAGGCCGATGACGAGCACTTCGTGATGGGCCCCATCGACCTGGCGTTCCAGCCCGGCGAGCTGGTGTTCATCGTGGGCGGCAACGGCAGCGGCAAGACCACGCTCGCCAAGATCCTGCTCGGCATCTACGGTCCCGAGGGTGGCGAGATCCGCCTGGACGGCGAGGTCATCGACGAAGCCGGCCGCGACCGCTACCGCCAGCACTTCAGCGCCGTCTTCTCGGACTTCTTCCTCTTCGAGAGCCTGATGGGGATGGACTCGCCCGACCTGGACCGCGCGGCCGGCGAGTACCTGGAGAAGCTGCACCTGCAGCACAAGGTCAAGGTGGCGAACGGCGAGCTGAGCACCACCGACCTGTCGCAGGGCCAGCGCAAGCGCCTCGCCCTGCTGGGCGCGTACCTGGAAGACCGGCCCATCTACCTCTTCGACGAGTGGGCGGCCGACCAGGACCCGCAGTTCAAGGAAGTCTTCTACCTGCACCTGCTGCCCGAGCTGAAGGCGCGCGGCAAGACCGTGCTCGTGATCAGCCACGACGACCAGTACTACGGCGTGGCCGACCGCCTGGTGCGCGTAGCGGACGGCGTCATCCAGTACGACGGCGACCCCGCGGGCTACACCGGCGGCCGCCTGCTGGCCGACGCAAGCGAGGTCGCACTCACCGCCTGAGCGCCAACGGCAGATCGGCGGGCCCGGTCCGGCAGATGGCCGGCGTCCCGCCCTGCATCCGCCCTCGCGCGACGGAATTGCCCACGACACGGCGCGTCCGGCTGGAGCCCTCCTCCTCTGCGCGCCACAACCGAACGAGAGAACCGCAGATGCCGAACACCCAATGGACCCCGCTGGAGGGGCTGCGCGGCCTGACCCGCGCGGCGCCGACGGACGAGGCGGCGCTGGAGCCGCGCCGCGGGCTGGAAACCTTCGACGAGATGGAGTCCGCCGTGCGCAGCTACGTGCGCGCCTTCCCCGTGGTCTTCGCCCGCAGCAGCGGCGCGCTGCTGACGGACGAGGACGGGCGCGAGTACGTGGACTTCTTCGCCGGCGCGGGGGCGCTGAACTACGGCCACAACCCCGCCTTCCTGAAGGAGAAGGTGGTCGAGTACCTGGCCGCCGACGGCGTGCTGCACGGGCTGGACATGGCCACGGTCGCCAAGCGCGACTTCCTGGAGCGCTTCGCCGCCGTGATCCTGCGGCCGCGGGGGATGGAGTACCGCGTCCAGTTCCCCGGGCCCACGGGCACCAACGCCGTGGAAGCCGCGCTCAAGCTCGCCCGCAAGGCCACGGGGCGCCGGACGGTGTGCTTCTTCGCCAACGGCTACCACGGCATGACGCTGGGCGCGCTGGCCGTGACCGGCAACGCGTCCAAGCGCCGCGGCGCCGGCGTGCCGCTGCACGACACCGTGCCGCTGCCCTTCGACGGCGACATGGGGCCGGGCGTGGACACGCTGGACTACTTCGACGCCATGCTGTCCAACACCGGCAGCGGCATCGAGAAGCCCGCCGCCGTGATCCTGGAGACGGTGCAGGCCGAAGGCGGCGTCAAGGTCGCATCGGCTTCCTGGCTGCGGCGGCTGGAGTCGCTTTGCCGCGAGCACGGCGTGCTGCTCATCGCCGACGACATCCAGGTGGGATGCGGGCGCACCGGCGCCTTCTTCAGCTTCGAGGAAGCCGGCATCCGCCCGGACCTGGTCTGCCTGTCGAAGTCCATCAGCGGCATCGGGCTGCCGATGGCGCTGGTGCTCATCCGCCCGGATCTGGACGTGTGGAGCCCGGGCGAGCACAACGGAACCTTCCGCGGCAACAACCTGGCGTTCGTGACCGCCACGGCGGCGCTCTCGCGCTGGGAAGACGACACGCTGGAGCGCTCCGTGGCCGAGAAGGGCGAGCGCGTCCGCGCCCGCCTCCAGGCGATGGCGGATGCGCATCCCGACGCCGGCGGCCGGGTGCGGGGCAGGGGGTTGATCCAGGGCATCGTGTTCGACGATCCGTCGCTCGCCGGGCAGGTTTCCGCCGGCGCGTTCCAGCGCGGCGTGATCGTGGAGACGGCGGGGCCGGCGGACGAGGTGCTGAAGATCCTGCCGCCGCTCACCATCTCCGAGGCGCTGCTGGACCTGGGCCTCGACCTCATCGAAGCGGCGCTGGCGGAGGCCCTCGCCGGCTCCCCGGCCGAGCCCGGCGCCGCGGCGGCGGCCCGCGCGTGAGCCACGCCTTCGACGGCGGCCACGGCGGCGCGCCCCGGCCGCTGGTGATCAAGTTCGGCGGCACGTCGCTGGGCACGCCGTCGCGCATGCGCCTGGCCGCGCGCCGGGTGGAGGCGCACGTGCGCGCCGGCCGCGCGGTGGTCGTCGTCGTCAGCGCCATGGGGCACCGCACGGACGGCATCCTCCGCTGGGCCCACGGCGTGTGCGGCGCGCCCCGGTCCGAGCAGTGGGGGCGCGAGATCGACCGCGCGCTGGCCACGGGAGAGGCGCTGTCGTCCGGCCTTCTCGCCGCCGCCCTCTGCGCCCGCGGCGTCCGCGCCGTCGGCTTGGGGGGAGGCGAGGCCGGGGTGTTCGTCGAAGGCCCGTACGGCGCCGGCCGCATCCGCGAGGTGCGGCCGCACCGGCTGCGTGCGCTCCTGGCGGAGGGCGTAGTGCCCATCGTCGCGGGCTTCCACGGCCAGCGGCACGACGGCGAGACGGTGGTGATGGAGCGCGGCGGCTCCGACATCAGCGCCGTCGCCGCCGCGGGCGCCCTGGGCCGCGCGCCCTGCCACATCGTCACCGACGTGGACGCGGTCTACGCCGCCGACCCGCGCTTGGACGCGGCGGCCCACCGCTTCGCCGAGCTCACGCACCGCGAGCTGCTGGAGCTGGCGGAGGCAGGCGCGCAGGTCGTCCATCCCGGCGCCGCCCGTCTCGCCCACGAGCTGAACGTCCCCCTCCGCGTCTACTCGTACCGCGCGCCGCTCGGAGGCATTGGCGGCACGCGGATCCGCACGCCGCGAGTGGGGGCGGAGCAGCCGGCGTAGGGATGCCCCCGGGACGCCCCCTCCCGCTCGCCTAGGCTCGCACCCTCCCCGCAAGCGGGAGAGGGTTTGGGGGTTCGGAGCGGGGCGGACGGATCGGCGCGACGGGAGGTTCTGGGGTTAGTCCGCGAAGGCGGACTTTGCGCAGTCGTTGCCGCGGTTTCAACCGCCAGTAAGCCGTGGCTCGATCGATTCAGGCCGGCGACGGCGCACCATCATCAACCGAAGCTTCATCTCGCACGGATACGGGAGACGCATGCAGCACGTGGAGCTGGGCCGCACCGGACGGAAGATCTCGCGTATCGGGCTGGGGGCGCTGCCGCTGTCGTTCGAGGGGCGGCCGGGGCGTGCCGCGGCCCGCCAGGTGGTGTGGCGGGCGCTGGACCTGGGGATCACGCTCTTCGACACGGCGGACTCGTACTGCCTGCACGCCGGGGAGATGGGCCACAACGAGCGGCTTCTGCGCGAAGCCCTCGACGCCCGCGCCGCATCCACCGAGGTGCTCGTGGCGACGAAGGGCGGCGTGGCGCGGCAGGGACGGCGGATGGAGTTGAACGGCCGGCCGTGGTATCTGCGCCGCGCCTGCGAAGCCAGCCTCAAGGCGCTGCGGGTGGATGCGATCGACCTCTACCAGTTCCACGCGCCGGACCCGGCGGTCCCCTTCGCCGAGAGCGTCGGCGAGCTGGCGCGGCTGCTGGAAGAGGGCAAGGTGCGCGCGGTCGGCGTCTCCAACGTGACGGTGGAGCAGGTGCGCGAGGCGCTGCCCATCGTCCGCCTCACGTCGGTCCAGAACCACTATAACCCGTGGGACCGCAGCGCCGAGACCACCGGCCTGCTGCCCCTCTGCGTGGCAGAGGGCGTCACGTTCCTCCCGCACAGCCCGGTGGGCGGCGCGCGCCGCGTGGGCCTCCTCCGCGCCAGCGCCGCGCTCGCACCCATCGCCCGCGAGCACGCCGCCACGCCGGTGGAGCTGGTTCTGGCCTGGCTCCTCGCCCGCAACCCGACGCTCGCCGCCATCCCCGGCGCGTCCCGCGTCGCGAGCGTGGAAAGCAGCGTCCGCGCCGCCGACCTCCGCCTCGACGGGCCGACCCTGTCCGCCCTCGAAGCCGCCTTCGCCGCCCTCCCCGCCGGAGGCTGGTCCGAAGCCGCCTGACGACACCCACAATCAGCAGCTGGACGGCCCCACATCCCCCGTCCGCATCAGTAGATACGAGTCAGTAACGCACGATCCTCACCCGCCACGACCCCCCTCCCCCAGGCAGTTTTGGGGGAGGGGCCGGGGGAGGGGGCAATCACGGCAGCGAATCATCTCCCGAACCGCATTCGGGACACGCAGTTCAGCTCGGCCGATCGACCGAAACGAGAACCACCCGCCCGCCGCGCCACCGCGGGCTTCACGCAACCCGGACGGAAGGGCGGACCGCCGCGCCCCACCCGCCCTTCACATCCCGACGGATTTTCGCACCCAATGGCAATTCGGCACCTGATCTCGGTGGGCGAGCTGGACCCGGAAGAGATGGCGTACCTGGTGGACCGCGGCGTCCAGATGCGCGGCCACCGCGCCGGCATCGACTCGCTCCGCGGCAAGGCCGTGGGCGTCTGGTTCCGCAAGACCAGCACGCGCACCCGCACCTCGTTCTCCATCGGCGCGGCCAAGCTGGGCGCCGTGACCATCGCCTACGGCCCGCAGGACCTGCAGACCAACACCGGCGAGACCATCGAGGACACCGCCCGCGTCCTCTCCGGCTTCCTGGACGCCCTGGTCGTCCGCACCGCCGAGGACCAGCGCGAGATGGAGGTGCTGGCCGGGCAGGACCGCATGGCCGTGGTCAACGCCATGGCTGACCTGGAGCATCCCAGCCAGGCGCTGGCCGACCTGACCACGCTGAAGGAGCACTTCGGGCGGCTGGACGGGCTGGACTTCGTCTACATGGGCGAGGGCAACAACAGCGCGTCGGCCCTGGCGCTCGCCTTCGCCAAGCTGCCCGGCTCGCGTCTCACGCTGCTCACCCCTCCCGGCTACGGCGTGGACCCGCGGGTGATGGAGCGCGCCCGTGCCACCGCCTCGTCCAGCGGCGCCACGGTGGAGGAGCACCACGACGTCTCGCATCTCCCGAAAGGCGTGGACGCCGTCTACACCACGCGCTGGCAGACCACCGGCAGCAGCAAGCCGGACCCGAAGTGGCGCGACGTCTTCGCCCCGTTCGCGGTGACGCCGCAGATCATGGCCGCCGCGTCGAAGCCCGCCGGCACCGTGTTCATGCACGACCTGCCCGCCGTGCGCGGCGAGGAAGTCTCCGCCGAGGTGCTCGACGGGCCGCAGAGCATCGCCTTCCGCCAAGCCGAGAACAAGCTGTACAGCGCCATGGCCGTCCTCGAGTGGTGCGTGGTGGGGCCGCAGACCGGAGGCTCCAGGTGACCCCCGCCACCGCCAAGGCCGCGACGCCGGCCACCGACCCATCGCCCACGGGAACCCGCATGAAACCGTACTTCGAGCTGCCCGGCGACCTGGAGCTGCTGCCCGCGCGCGGCGGCCGGCCCGGCGCGCGCGACCTGGACGAGGGCATCCTCGCCGCGGTCGGCCACACGCCGCTCGTCTCGCTCAGCAGCGCCTCGCAGGGCGGACGGCTGAAGGTCTATGCCAAGCTGGAGGGCCACAACCCGGGCGGCAGCGCCAAGGACCGGCCTGCGCTCAGCATCATCCGCCAGGGCATCGAGGCGGGCGCCATCCGGCCGGACACCGTCGTGGTGGAGTCCAGCTCCGGCAATATGGGCATCGGCCTGGCGCAGGCGTGCCGCTACCTTGGCCTGCGCTTCGTCTGCATCGTAGACGCGCGGACGACCGGCCAGCACATCCAGATCCTCCGCGCGTACGGCGCCGAGGTCAGCGTCGTCGAGCATCCCGATCCGGCGACGGGAGAGTTCCTGCCCGCACGCATCGCCC
Protein-coding sequences here:
- a CDS encoding TauD/TfdA family dioxygenase; translation: MQNANEGGAATVRKLGRVERKPVTLGGEAGIRTGLLTPGETLPLVVRPEVEGTELVAWAAGALKWIDEKLAEHGSILFRGFKVDSLDAFRNFVTTTGGNPEKYTYRSTPRTEVGNGIYTSTEYPADKFIPMHNEHSYSRSWPLKLFFYCELPSAEGGMTPIADSAKVYDAIPAAIREKFAAQKVMYVRNYGEGVDLTWQEVFNTDDRAVVEEFCRHDGIETEWKGGDRLRTRQVCQAVMKHPVTGKTLWFNQAHLFHVSSLDAEVSEALVETFGEDGVPRNTFYGDGTPIEPEALAAIRGAYDRVEVAFPWEKEDVLMIDNMAVAHARTPFKGERKIRVGMTQPVDGATLES
- a CDS encoding amino acid adenylation domain-containing protein → MQAEAIEGFRLAPQQRRLLALAGARGGLGQAAGAAVRLRGRLDAAALRSALAAVVDGAEVLRTRLMREPRSGAQLQVIGTGAPEWAADEDWSGFASAEVDARLAAWGGEVLALAADPSQPPLVSASLVRLADHDHVLRLVVPAALADSETMGLLASRIASAYAAAVGGDDAAEEGIQFVDVSEWQNEFLDSDDAAEGRRYWKQRIAAARAAVRLPHERQNSGDTGPSAPRLVRLSASADLVAQLEASAASLGITADALAMAGWVALLHRLNGQADVRFAAAFPGRSFDEVKDALGPFARHLPLECAVPDGIPAATLARALAAACGDANAQVDAFSADGVPAGEPVSAFGFAWNALPETIRAGGIEWSVTDLVASPEPFRAALLITSGASPAVHLQYDPGALSEDAANRLAEQAATVLEAVAVDPSVAADALPVMGERERAEVLGVLATSGELDGEDERVDVRIAAQALKTPERTALRSGIKTLSYAELSARVERLAGHLHGLGVRPETRVAILLDRTADAVVAMLATLRAGGAYVPLDAAYPTERVAFMLRDSGAAVLMTDAARAHLADGSDCRVVRIDADAKQVAASADAPASAVHPANAAYVIYTSGTTGRPKGTVIEHRALARYVRAATAALDLRERVGYAVVSTLAADLGATMLYPALCLGGTLHLVSEQVATDPAAWAEYAEKHGVHCLKVVPSHLRLLLDAPDAAAALPRLRLVLGGEACDAALIDRVRAARPGLRIFNHYGPTETTVGVVAGELRAEDAGAPPLGRPLPGARIYLLDARGLPVPAGVTGEVHVGGGSLARGYLDRPALTAEKFVPDAFSAQPGARLYRTGDLARWRADGRLEFLGRADGQVKVNGHRVEPGEVEAALAAHPSVSAARVVPNVEDGSTRLIAYVVPASGQRADAAELRRHLRERLPEPFVPAAFVSIPRMPLTPNGKLDVRALPSPSSASEDAAPRDRSPLRIPAEHALAEVWREILNVPDVGAMDDFFELGGNSFLAVRLMSRIQKQFGKRLPLAALIGAGTVRGIAAMIDHANVPATPPAHLVALREGGDAAPLFCVHPGEGTVLCYRGMVREMAPGRPVYGLQALDFEMGRAPLVRIEEMAARYVTALRARQPEGPYLLAGWSYGGLVAFEMARQPAGAGQEVARLFLFDCRLPVTTPALSRLDPVLFRASMLFHGSVLVDADGNPTVTAAELAPLDALAQVALIAARAGTTPQALMPAHIPADQIDRYLDLRMARSQGVREYVMRPATVPITLFRADEVDLDTPFAEMRAAYEQAAATRDYGWGELSPEPVEVIDVRGTHHTIFAAENLPGLAAELDRALADADALETAPAR
- a CDS encoding MbtH family NRPS accessory protein, yielding MSSDTEDTRPYVVVTNHEEQYSIWLADRDIPQGWTAEGKRGTKAECLAHIEEVWTDMRPLSLRKRMEADALATV
- a CDS encoding cyclic peptide export ABC transporter, whose protein sequence is MLQMIKLASYLLGMSRSVKMSRLSLVGVMVTGLASGLAMAALVAVINALITGEGPASTVMMWAFLALVVARPALRLVSQILLLRLTEHSFYALRVDLCRRILATPMRHLEELGRARLMAGLSTDVGQVASAMVLIPTLVMNAAVVIGFVAYLGWLSLPLLPLLFALTIIGWVTFKWAMQKAVDKIVVGRELYDKLFQGFRAVTEGTKELKMHSRRREVFLADLDKVSRDHRREIRHSDVALAWLGTWSEILFFVAIGFILFAAPYFITVSHSVLSAYVLTVLMLRTPMEALNNGLPTLAQSAIAIKKIGDLTQDLGSRGADVAPAEVVRPGAAWRELEMIGVTHTYRREADDEHFVMGPIDLAFQPGELVFIVGGNGSGKTTLAKILLGIYGPEGGEIRLDGEVIDEAGRDRYRQHFSAVFSDFFLFESLMGMDSPDLDRAAGEYLEKLHLQHKVKVANGELSTTDLSQGQRKRLALLGAYLEDRPIYLFDEWAADQDPQFKEVFYLHLLPELKARGKTVLVISHDDQYYGVADRLVRVADGVIQYDGDPAGYTGGRLLADASEVALTA
- the ectB gene encoding diaminobutyrate--2-oxoglutarate transaminase encodes the protein MPNTQWTPLEGLRGLTRAAPTDEAALEPRRGLETFDEMESAVRSYVRAFPVVFARSSGALLTDEDGREYVDFFAGAGALNYGHNPAFLKEKVVEYLAADGVLHGLDMATVAKRDFLERFAAVILRPRGMEYRVQFPGPTGTNAVEAALKLARKATGRRTVCFFANGYHGMTLGALAVTGNASKRRGAGVPLHDTVPLPFDGDMGPGVDTLDYFDAMLSNTGSGIEKPAAVILETVQAEGGVKVASASWLRRLESLCREHGVLLIADDIQVGCGRTGAFFSFEEAGIRPDLVCLSKSISGIGLPMALVLIRPDLDVWSPGEHNGTFRGNNLAFVTATAALSRWEDDTLERSVAEKGERVRARLQAMADAHPDAGGRVRGRGLIQGIVFDDPSLAGQVSAGAFQRGVIVETAGPADEVLKILPPLTISEALLDLGLDLIEAALAEALAGSPAEPGAAAAARA